A genomic stretch from Centroberyx gerrardi isolate f3 chromosome 10, fCenGer3.hap1.cur.20231027, whole genome shotgun sequence includes:
- the znf142 gene encoding zinc finger protein 142: MESHWRNHMPFSCLHCQFVTHNAKQLSDHSLEHNSPPTDPQGNEMVPTTTCTDGSDQPLVSGRPKRKQKPNPAYMSSLSQEENEEEPERQTHKTKRAKKVVEKDKPLTVTTDTDTPPSKDYLAEGAEHIYRTHTCPKCRRCFKMRSHLQEHLHLHFPDPSLQCSTCKRYFTSKSKLRIHKLREAGEKVHHCHLCEYSAVERNAISRHLASMHADEAGGDIDSNIYPCPTCGQSFRQSRSLKVHMKTHNILLDRKSVACFQEGCSFQSSLRKALFRHTTKVHGVKAVECRHHACGAIFRSEKDMEDHHRTHLAYHCSQCDFSCSNKTVFLQHQRQGHPGNEELCCDFCSFVTFNPVEFEQHIGHLHANEKIHRCSQCSYVTSHKRGLKRHMLMHSGEKPHKCSLCDFRCRDESYLSKHMLTHSDDKNFMCAECGYVTKWKHYLNVHMRKHAGDLRYQCDQCSYRCHRMDQLNSHKLRHQAKSLMCEICAYACKRKYELRNHMLAKHSGQGKQPTVYQCKYCTYTTCYRQALQNHENCKHTKLKEFRCALCFYSSFSSISLFLHKRKAHGYVPGDKAWLENYAAKEKERNSIEFMQDFYKKPSTAHEQSEQSTEGAPSSPATETQREQSDFTDPADQNTNKETVAGLQTLDSANICDVVPQEVADESISDSAPSVNSPEEYCTLVLTTLSTTEYETPSMQNEVENTTNLTSRIPTLNCKGSVTPQEKTDISTSMSSSEEDGVALADGDCEQSDLEDNYDPLNNTSQPVEPAKNQIQASEVEDAGGISSSYPSGQNQLESEIRLKAMKKHDRDQAEAMVLEGRVQMLVVPSEDVYRCDKCSYVTRKETALRYHCQSMCHGRLKGHKCQACGAQFKQRRGLDSHLVKKCPALQRKTRTFVGISTTCVAPEDNSVHGQEGSKQLDKGTHADQMELPPLDNMITKDSEDQELHQQRESACTSHLTVKGFVDKAGSSSESRSQQSRIQINKQLKVKLVKKQTFSGNKHKTGSLTNETPYTKKDGKYICKLCNFSSVKLATVDRHYSTCRKTFRKKENQILLELDDEDSNESFGGGEVLVEEDNGSPVKVSIKGQIFSCPSCAFKCSQKRALDSHKKRGCLKPDEIQCQVCSFVAKSQISLTNHVLLVHEKNKCGVAKPKRLHCEHCTFTCKQKRCMVQHVALKHKGARPHRCRYCPFSTTRRYRLEEHESLHTGIGRHSCNKCNKTFGTMTKLRQHKTRIHDRQPTHFCSLCDFSGYTLDDVRRHNLRCHTGELEHACTHCEARFSSDVALRNHCKRVHPLQVCFSCLQCDYTCSSEAALKTHQQSKHPQLKCATCQESFETKESLEVHQRTHLAHQCQLCPFATKTRQVLAQHLLNEHEEGSPEDKPLKCSSCQFSCRHQLVLEQHLRSHGGKRLYKCTDCKYSTRNKQKITWHIRIHTGEKPYSCEQCSYTCTDPSRLKFHMRVHLEEKKYLCPECGYKCKWATQLKYHMTKHTGEKPYTCDECDYRTNRADALRAHRDTQHCDVRSYICEKCGKAFKTRFILKTHQRQHSDDRPYTCGLCHKAFRWPAGLRHHYLSHTKQQPFCCRHCSYRAKQKFQVVKHLQRHHPEMSVEHGVVRDSEAVSLTLKEALQGTLDERAVEADKEGQEGVQRHVAASEVQGVEEEVGQTRAENERKH; this comes from the exons ATGGAGAGCCATTGGCGGAACCATATGCCCTTTAGCTGCCTTCATTGCCAGTTTGTTACCCATAATGCAAAACAACTGAGTGACCACTCTTTGGAGCACAATAGTCCTCCTACTGACCCTCAAG GGAATGAGATGGTGCCCACAACAACATGCACTGATGGAAGCGACCAGCCTCTGGTCTCTGGTAGgccaaaaagaaaacagaaacccAACCCAGCTTATATGTCATCATTATCACAAgaagagaatgaggaagagCCTGAGAGGCAAACGCACAAGACGAAAAGAGCAAAAAAGGTGGTAGAAAAAGACAAACCCTTAACAGTTacaactgacactgacacaccgCCTTCCAAAG ATTACCTGGCAGAAGGTGCAGAGCACATCTATCGCACCCACACCTGCCCCAAATGTCGGCGCTGCTTCAAGATGCGCTCCCACCTGCAGGAGCACCTCCACTTGCATTTCCCTGACCCCAGCCTCCAGTGTTCCACCTGCAAACGTTACTTTACCAGCAAGAGCAAGCTACGCATACATAAGCTCCGTGAGGCGGGTGAAAAAGTCCATCACTGCCACTTGTGCGAGTATTCGGCGGTGGAGCGGAATGCAATCAGCCGCCACCTTGCCAGCATGCATGCTGACGAGGCAGGGGGTGACATAGACTCTAACATCTATCCTTGCCCCACCTGCGGTCAAAGCTTTCGCCAGAGCAGGTCCCTCAAGGTtcacatgaagacacacaacATCCTGCTGGATCGCAAGTCAGTGGCTTGTTTTCAAGAAGGTTGCTCCTTCCAGAGTTCCCTGCGCAAGGCACTATTTAGACACACTACCAAAGTGCATGGGGTCAAGGCGGTAGAATGTCGTCATCACGCCTGCGGTGCCATTTTCCGAAGTGAGAAGGACATGGAGGATCATCATCGGACACACCTCGCCTACCACTGCTCGCAGTGTGATTTCTCTTGCTCCAACAAGACCGTCTTCCTCCAGCACCAGCGACAAGGCCACCCAGGGAATGAGGAGCTTTGCTGCGACTTCTGCTCCTTTGTCACGTTTAACCCTGTGGAGTTTGAGCAGCACATTGGACATTTGCACGCCAATGAGAAGATCCATCGCTGTTCACAGTGCAGCTATGTGACCTCACATAAGCGTGGCTTGAAACGGCACATGTTGATGCACAGTG gtGAGAAGCCCCACAAGTGTAGCCTCTGTGACTTCAGGTGCCGAGATGAGTCCTACCTCTCTAAACATATGCTCACTCACTCAGACGACAAGAACTTTATGTGCGCTGAATGTGGATACGTCACTAAATGGAAGCACTATTTGAATGTGCATATGCGGAAACATGCTGGGGACCTCAG GTATCAGTGTGATCAGTGCTCCTATCGTTGTCACCGCATGGACCAGCTAAACAGCCACAAACTACGACATCAGGCCAAATCACTCATGTGTGAGATCTGTGCTTATGCCTGCAAGCGCAAGTACGAGCTTCGCAATCACATGTTGGCCAAACACTCTGGACAGGGGAAACAGCCAACTGTCTATCAGTGCAAATACTGCACATATACTACCTGCTACCGCCAAGCCCTTCAAAACCATGAGAACTGCAAACATACCAAGCTGAAAGAGTTCCGTTGCGCCCTCTGCTTCTATTCGTCTTTCAGTAGCATCAGCCTCTTTCTGCACAAGAGGAAAGCTCATGGGTACGTGCCTGGGGACAAAGCATGGTTAGAGAACTATGCTgcaaaggagaaggagaggaactCAATTGAATTCATGCAAGATTTCTACAAGAAGCCCTCAACAGCTCATGAGCAATCTGAACAATCCACCGAAGGGGCTCCATCATCTCCAGCTACTGAGACCCAAAGAGAACAATCTGATTTTACTGACCCAGCAGACCAAAACACCAACAAGGAAACTGTAGCTGGTTTGCAAACCTTGGATTCAGCAAACATTTGTGATGTTGTTCCTCAAGAGGTTGCTGATGAAAGTATTTCAGATAGTGCTCCATCTGTGAACAGTCCTGAGGAGTACTGTACTCTTGTTTTGACTACACTATCAACTACTGAATATGAAACCCCTTCTATGCAAAATGAGGTAGAAAATACTACAAACCTAACTTCCAGGATACCCACTTTAAATTGTAAAGGGTCTGTCACACCACAAGAAAAGACAGACATCTCTACATCTATGAGTTCATCAGAGGAAGATGGTGTAGCTTTGGCAGATGGAGATTGTGAACAAAGTGACTTAGAGGACAACTACGATCCTCTGAATAATACAAGTCAACCAGTTGAGCCTGCAAAGAATCAGATTCAAGCATCTGAGGTGGAGGATGCTGGTGGAATCAGTTCCTCTTATCCCTCTGGGCAAAATCAGTTGGAGTCTGAGATCCGCCTGAAGGCTATGAAGAAGCATGACAGGGACCAAGCAGAAGCTATGGTTTTGGAAGGACGGGTGCAAATGCTCGTGGTGCCGAGTGAAGATGTTTATCGCTGTGACAAGTGCTCTTATGTAACTCGTAAGGAGACTGCTCTGAGGTACCACTGCCAGTCTATGTGCCATGGTAGGCTGAAGGGGCACAAATGCCAAGCCTGTGGGGCACAGTTCAAACAGAGGCGAGGCCTTGATAGCCACCTGGTGAAGAAGTGCCCAGCGCTTCAGCGGAAAACCAGGACATTTGTAGGCATATCAACTACATGTGTGGCTCCAGAAGATAACTCTGTTCATGGTCAGGAGGGATCCAAACAACTTGATAAAGGAACACATGCAGATCAAATGGAGCTTCCACCTTTAGATAATATGATTACCAAAGATTCAGAAGACCAGGAATTACATCAACAAAGAGAGAGTGCATGTACATCTCATTTAACAGTGAAAGGCTTTGTTGATAAAGCAGGTAGCTCCAGTGAATCAAGAAGTCAGCAAAGCAGAATTCAGATAAATAAGCAATTGAAAGTTAAGCtggtgaaaaaacaaacattttctggtaacaaacacaaaactggTTCATTGACGAATGAGACCCCTTACACtaaaaaagatgggaaatacaTATGCAAGCTCTGCAATTTTTCATCAGTCAAGCTTGCAACAGTTGATCGCCACTACTCAACCTGCAGAAAAACCTTTAGGAAAAAAGAGAATCAAATCCTTTTAGAACTGGATGATGAAGACAGTAATGAGTCATTCGGAGGAGGGGAGGTCTTGGTGGAGGAGGACAATGGAAGTCCAGTGAAAGTTTCCATTAAAGGTCAAATCTTCTCTTGTCCCAGCTGTGCGTTCAAGTGCAGTCAGAAAAGGGCATTAGACAGCCACAAAAAGCGAGGCTGCCTCAAGCCGGATGAAATCCAGTGCCAAGTGTGTTCATTTGTAGCTAAATCTCAGATTTCACTGACCAATCATGTTTTGCTTGTCCATGAGAAAAACAAGTGTGGTGTTGCCAAACCTAAACGTTTGCACTGTGAGCACTGTACTTTCACCTGTAAGCAAAAACGGTGCATGGTCCAACATGTTGCACTCAAACACAAAGGTGCAAGACCCCACCGTTGCCGTTACTGCCCTTTTAGCACCACAAGGCGCTATCGCTTGGAAGAGCATGAGTCTCTCCACACTGGCATTGGTCGTCACAGCTGCAACAAGTGCAACAAGACCTTTGGGACTATGACCAAACTGCGTCAGCACAAGACGCGCATCCATGACAGACAGCCAACCCACTTCTGCTCACTCTGTGACTTCAGCGGCTACACGCTTGACGATGTAAGGCGGCACAATCTCAGATGCCACACGGGGGAGTTAGAGCATGCTTGCACTCATTGTGAGGCTCGCTTCAGTTCAGACGTTGCACTAAGGAACCACTGTAAACGTGTGCACCCACTCCAGGTCTGTTTCTCCTGCCTGCAGTGTGACTATACCTGCAGCAGTGAGGCCGCACTTAAGACCCACCAGCAGAGCAAGCACCCTCAGCTAAAGTGTGCCACCTGCCAGGAGTCTTTTGAGACAAAGGAAAGCCTTGAGGTGCATCAGAGAACTCACTTGGCACATCAGTGCCAGCTGTGCCCCTTTGCTACCAAAACAAGGCAGGTATTAGCTCAACACCTCCTGAATGAACACGAGGAGGGATCTCCAGAGGACAAGCCTCTTAAGTGCAGCAGCTGTCAATTTTCCTGTCGGCATCAGCTTGTATTAGAGCAGCACCTCCGTTCGCATGGGGGCAAACGCCTTTACAAGTGCACAGACTGCAAATATTCGACCCGGAACAAGCAGAAGATCACATGGCACATTCGTATACACACTGGGGAGAAGCCTTACAGCTGTGAGCAGTGCAGTTACACCTGCACTGATCCCTCCAGGTTGAAG TTTCACATGAGAGTTCACCTAGAGGAGAAGAAGTACCTGTGTCCGGAGTGCGGCTACAAATGCAAGTGGGCGACCCAGCTGAAGTACCACATGACCAAGCACACAG GGGAGAAGCCGTACACCTGTGATGAGTGTGACTACCGCACCAACAGAGCGGACGCCCTGCGTGCCCACCGGGACACGCAGCACTGCGACGTGCGCTCTTACATCTGCGAGAAATGTGGCAAGGCCTTCAAGACTAGGTTTATACTGAAGACCCACCAGCGGCAACACAGTGACGATCGGCCATACACGTGTGGCTTGTGCCACAAGGCCTTCCGGTGGCCGGCGGGTCTCAGGCATCACTACCTCTCTCACACCAAGCAGCAACCCTTCTGTTGTCGCCACTGCTCCTAcagagccaaacagaagttCCAGGTGGTGAAGCATTTGCAGAGACACCACCCAGAAATGTCGGTAGAGCACGGGGTGGTGAGGGACTCTGAAGCAGTCAGCCTCACCCTGAAGGAGGCCTTGCAAGGGACACTGGATGAGAGGGCAGTGGAGGCGGACAAGGAGGGGCAGGAAGGAGTGCAGAGACACGTAGCAGCCTCGGAGGTACAGGGAGTAGAAGAAGAGGTAGGGCAAACAAgggcagagaatgagagaaaacacTAG
- the bcs1l gene encoding mitochondrial chaperone BCS1 codes for MGLSDLLDSLKDNPYFGAGFGLVGVGTALAVARKGAQVGMIFFRRHYMITLEVPSRDKSYHWLLSWITKHARHTQHLSVETSYLAHESGRVHTQFDFHPSPGNHIIWYGRKWIRVERTREKQMVDLHTGTPWESVTFTALGRDRQIFFSILQEARELALKQEEGRTVMYTAMGAEWRPFGFPRRRRPLSSVVLEGGVAERIVDDVKEFIGNPKWYTDRGIPYRRGYLLYGPPGCGKSSFITALAGELGYSICLMSLSDRSLSDDRLNHLLSVAPQQSIILLEDVDAAFVSRELLPTENPLAYQGMGRLTFSGLLNALDGVASSEARIVFMTTNFIDRLDAALIRPGRVDLKQYVGHCTGWQLSQMFRRFYPDQPPSEAERFAERALATHPELSAAQAQGHFMLYKLDPAGSIDNVALMKG; via the exons ATGGGTCTGTCGGACCTCCTGGACAGCCTGAAAGACAACCCATACTTCGGGGCTGGGTTTGGACTGGTGGGGGTCGGGACAGCGCTGGCTGTGGCCAGGAAAGGAGCCCAGGTCGGGATGATCTTCTTCCGCAGGCACTACATGATCACCCTGGAGGTCCCCAGCAGGGACAAGAGCTACCACTGGCTGCTCAGCTGGATCACCAAGCACGCCCGGCACACTCAGCACCTGAGCGTGGAGACTTCCTACCTGGCACATGAGAGTGGAAGAGTCCACACCCAGTTTGACTTCCACCCGAGTCCTGGGAACCATATCATCTG GTATGGGAGGAAGTGGATCAGGGTGGAGAGAACCAGAGAGAAGCAGATGGTGGATCTGCACACAGGAACGCCGTGGGAGTCTGTCACCTTCACTGCTttaggcagagacagacagatcttCTTCAGTATCTTACAAGAAG CCAGAGAATTGGCCctgaagcaggaggaggggcggaCAGTGATGTACACAGCCATGGGTGCCGAGTGGAGGCCCTTTGGGTTTCCACGGCGACGCAGACCGCTCAGCTCCGTGGTCCTGGAGGGGGGCGTGGCCGAAAGGATCGTAGACGACGTGAAGGAGTTCATCGGAAACCCCAAGTGGTACACAGACAGAG GAATCCCCTACAGAAGAGGATATCTGCTCTATGGACCTCCAGGCTGTGGAAAGAGCAGCTTCAT CACGGCGCTGGCAGGCGAGCTGGGCTACAGCATCTGTCTGATGAGTCTGAGTGACCGAAGCCTTTCTGATGACCGTCTGAACCACCTGCTGAGCGTGGCGCCGCAGCAGAGCATCATACTGCTGGAAGACGTAGACGCGGCCTTCGTCAGCCGAGAGCTCCTCCCCACTGAGA ACCCTCTGGCCTACCAGGGAATGGGAAGGCTGACCTTCAGCGGCCTGCTTAATGCTTTGGATGGAGTGGCTTCGTCTGAGGCCAGAATAGTCTTTATGACCACCAACTTCATCGACAG GCTAGACGCAGCGCTGATCCGGCCCGGCCGCGTGGATCTGAAGCAGTACGTCGGCCACTGCACCGGCTGGCAGCTCAGCCAGATGTTCCGGCGGTTCTACCCAGACCAGCCGCCCTCTGAGGCGGAGCGTTTTGCAGAGCGAGCGTTGGCCACCCACCCTGAGCTCAGCGCCGCACAGGCCCAAGGACACTTTATGCTGTACAAACTGGACCCCGCGGGCTCTATAGACAATGTTGCCTTAatgaaaggatga